A window of the Tursiops truncatus isolate mTurTru1 chromosome 14, mTurTru1.mat.Y, whole genome shotgun sequence genome harbors these coding sequences:
- the ADRA2B gene encoding alpha-2B adrenergic receptor: MDHQEPYSVQATAAIAAVITFLILFTIFGNALVILAVLTSRSLRAPQNLFLVSLAAADILVATLIIPFSLANELLGYWYFWRTWCEVYLALDVLFCTSSIVHLCAISLDRYWAVSRALEYNSKRTPRRIKCIILTVWLIAAVISLPPLIYKGDPAPQPRGRPQCKLNQEAWYILASSIGSFFAPCLIMILVYLRIYLIAKRSHCRGPRAKGGPGEGGSKPPHPVPGEVSASARLPTLASQLATVGEANGCSQPTGEKDEGETPEDPGTPALPPSWPARPSSGQGQKEGVCGTSPEEEGAEEEEEGVCEPKASAASPASACSPSLQQPQGSRLLATLRGQVLLSRGKGTAGGQWWRRRTQLTREKRFTFVLAVVIGVFVLCWFPFFFSYSLGAICPQHCKVPHGLFQFFFWIGYCNSSLNPVIYTIFNQDFRHAFRRILCRKWTQTAW, from the coding sequence ATGGACCACCAGGAGCCCTACTCCGTGCAGGCCACTGCGGCCATCGCGGCGGTCATCACCTTCCTCATCCTCTTCACCATCTTCGGCAACGCGCTGGTCATCTTGGCTGTGCTGACAAGCCGCTCGCTGCGAGCCCCGCAGAACCTGTTCCTAGTGTCGCTGGCCGCCGCCGACATCCTGGTGGCCACGCTCATCATCCCTTTCTCGCTGGCCAACGAGCTGCTGGGCTACTGGTACTTCTGGCGCACCTGGTGCGAGGTGTACCTGGCGCTCGACGTGCTCTTCTGCACCTCCTCCATCGTACACCTGTGTGCCATCAGCCTGGACCGCTACTGGGCCGTGAGCCGCGCGCTGGAGTACAACTCCAAGCGCACCCCGCGCCGCATCAAATGCATCATCCTCACCGTGTGGCTCATCGCAGCTGTCATCTCGCTGCCGCCCCTCATCTACAAGGGCGACCCGGCTCCGCAGCCCCGAGGGCGCCCCCAGTGCAAGCTCAACCAAGAGGCCTGGTACATCCTGGCCTCCAGCATCGGATCTTTCTTTGCACCCTGCCTTATCATGATCCTTGTCTACCTGCGGATCTATCTGATCGCCAAGCGCAGCCACTGCAGAGGTCCCAGGGCCAAggggggccctggggagggggggtCTAAGCCGCCCCACCCTGTCCCTGGGGAAGTTTCAGCCTCGGCCAGATTGCCAACTCTGGCCTCTCAACTGGCTACTGTTGGAGAGGCCAATGGATGCTCCCAGCCCACTGGGGAGAAGGACGAGGGGGAGACCCCTGAAGACCCTGGGACCCCCGCCTTGCCACCCAGCTGGCCTGCCCGCCCCAGCTCAGGCCAGGGTCAGAAGGAAGGTGTTTGTGGGACATCTccagaggaggagggggctgaagaggaggaggagggggtgtgTGAGCCGAAGGCCTCGGCAGCGTCTCCCGCCTCAGCTTGCAGCCCATCCCTGCAGCAACCGCAGGGTTCCCGGCTGCTGGCAACCCTACGTGGCCAGGTGCTCCTGAGCAGGGGCAAGGGCACTGCGGGGGGGCAGTGGTGGCGGCGGCGGACGCAGCTGACCCGGGAGAAGCGGTTCACGTTCGTGCTGGCCGTGGTCATCGGCGTCTTCGTGCTCTGCTGGTTCCCCTTCTTCTTCAGCTACAGCCTGGGTGCCATCTGCCCTCAGCACTGCAAGGTGCCCCACGGCCTCTTCCAGTTCTTCTTCTGGATTGGCTACTGCAACAGCTCGCTGAACCCTGTCATCTACACCATCTTCAACCAGGACTTTCGTCATGCCTTCCGAAGGATCCTTTGCCGCAAGTGGACCCAGACGGCCTGGTGA